The Amycolatopsis viridis genome window below encodes:
- a CDS encoding MBL fold metallo-hydrolase: MSEPIPTTGILPTGKPQLWSPLSTTLISGATDAVLVDPPFTVEQTRRAGNWIERSGKQLTHIYVTHGHGDHWFGAAALVERFPTATVHATQGTIALMHASASGARKAFWDRLFPGQIPDPRVIARPLPAETLVLEGHPLIPVEVGHSDCDDSTVLHVPDLGLVVAGDVAYNNVHQYLADGGLAGGIDAWLRALDKVRGLAPTAVVAGHKDPARADDPGILDETADYLRTAQRVLAGKPAPREFFDEMVRHYPDRLNPGTVWLNAQRLT; encoded by the coding sequence GTGTCCGAGCCCATCCCCACCACCGGCATCCTCCCCACCGGGAAGCCACAACTGTGGTCACCACTCTCGACGACGCTCATCTCCGGCGCGACCGACGCGGTGCTGGTCGACCCGCCGTTCACGGTCGAGCAGACCCGGCGGGCCGGTAACTGGATCGAGCGCTCCGGCAAGCAGCTGACGCACATCTACGTGACGCACGGCCACGGCGATCACTGGTTCGGCGCGGCGGCGTTGGTCGAGCGCTTCCCCACTGCGACCGTGCACGCCACCCAAGGCACCATCGCGCTCATGCACGCCTCCGCGTCCGGAGCGCGGAAAGCGTTCTGGGACAGGCTCTTTCCCGGGCAGATACCCGATCCCCGGGTGATCGCGCGGCCGCTGCCCGCCGAAACCCTGGTGCTGGAAGGACACCCGCTGATCCCGGTCGAGGTCGGCCACAGCGACTGCGACGACTCCACCGTGCTGCACGTGCCCGACCTCGGGCTGGTCGTCGCCGGCGACGTCGCCTACAACAACGTGCACCAGTACCTCGCCGACGGCGGGCTCGCCGGCGGCATCGACGCCTGGCTGCGAGCCCTCGACAAGGTGCGGGGCCTCGCGCCCACGGCCGTGGTCGCCGGTCACAAGGATCCCGCCCGCGCCGACGATCCCGGCATCCTCGACGAGACCGCCGACTACCTGCGCACCGCCCAGCGGGTGCTGGCCGGCAAACCCGCCCCCCGCGAGTTCTTCGACGAGATGGTCCGGCACTACCCGGACCGGCTCAACCCGGGCACCGTCTGGCTGAACGCGCAGAGGCTGACGTGA
- a CDS encoding winged helix-turn-helix transcriptional regulator, which produces MTHRELDIDSIRPYCPYFASAMDMLGRRWAATVLRALLAGATRFSDISSAVPGMTDKLLSQRLKDLEADGLVERTVQASTPVRIEYRLTEKGAALGKVLLELNQWALEWIDLPASR; this is translated from the coding sequence ATGACACATCGGGAGCTGGACATCGACTCCATCCGGCCGTACTGCCCGTACTTCGCGTCGGCGATGGACATGCTGGGCCGTCGCTGGGCCGCGACGGTGTTGCGCGCGCTCCTGGCCGGGGCCACCCGGTTCAGCGACATCTCCAGCGCGGTTCCCGGCATGACCGACAAGCTGCTGTCGCAGCGCCTGAAGGACCTCGAAGCCGACGGGCTCGTCGAGCGGACTGTGCAGGCCAGCACGCCGGTGCGCATCGAATACCGGTTGACCGAGAAGGGGGCGGCCCTCGGCAAGGTCCTGCTGGAACTCAACCAGTGGGCACTGGAGTGGATCGACCTTCCCGCGAGCCGTTGA
- a CDS encoding L,D-transpeptidase, with translation MRRSVVAGGWAGLVLAAALLVGCTAGPAQGGAGGHDAPAGQSEVAKPASLAVVPPAGAVDVAPGEPVSVQTTDGKLTEVTLRNPEGAAVPGVLSPDGRSWEFAGGLGYGKQYALTVVAVGADGKPVTSTSGFTTVGKPRRTVSVSLNVQEGETVGVGMPLIFTFASKVADRAAAERALRVVTEPVTEGAFRWTEDSTVIWRPKDYWRPGTKISVDAAIYGKPLGGGAFGLEDRSAHVTVGDKVVVVADGGSHRATVSVNDAEVRTLPISMGKPGHTTPAGTYTVMSEHEGYTMDSGTYGVPADTPGGYRTFVKYAVRLSNSGIFYHSAPWSVGSQGRRNVSHGCINLSNDNAKWLMDLSKKGDVFTVVNSGGPSLEPTDGWSVWQLSWPAWTTPAN, from the coding sequence ATGCGGCGTTCGGTGGTGGCGGGCGGATGGGCAGGGCTGGTGCTGGCGGCCGCGTTGCTGGTGGGGTGCACGGCGGGGCCGGCACAGGGCGGCGCCGGCGGGCATGACGCTCCGGCGGGCCAGTCCGAGGTGGCCAAGCCGGCGTCGCTGGCCGTGGTTCCCCCGGCCGGTGCCGTGGACGTCGCGCCCGGGGAGCCCGTGTCGGTGCAGACGACCGACGGCAAGCTGACCGAGGTCACGCTCCGCAATCCCGAGGGTGCGGCGGTCCCGGGCGTGCTGTCGCCGGATGGCAGGTCGTGGGAGTTCGCCGGAGGGCTCGGCTACGGCAAGCAGTACGCGCTCACCGTCGTGGCGGTGGGGGCGGACGGGAAGCCGGTCACCTCGACCTCGGGGTTCACCACAGTCGGGAAGCCGCGGCGGACGGTCTCCGTCTCGCTGAACGTGCAGGAGGGCGAGACGGTCGGCGTGGGGATGCCGTTGATCTTCACGTTCGCCTCGAAGGTGGCTGATCGGGCGGCGGCGGAGCGCGCGTTGCGGGTGGTGACCGAGCCGGTCACCGAGGGCGCCTTCCGCTGGACGGAGGACAGTACGGTGATCTGGCGGCCGAAGGACTACTGGCGGCCGGGCACGAAGATCTCGGTGGACGCGGCGATCTACGGCAAGCCGCTGGGTGGCGGCGCGTTCGGCCTGGAGGACCGGTCGGCGCACGTCACGGTGGGCGACAAGGTGGTCGTGGTCGCGGATGGTGGCTCGCACCGGGCGACGGTGTCGGTGAACGACGCCGAGGTGCGGACCCTGCCGATCTCGATGGGCAAGCCGGGGCACACGACGCCGGCGGGTACGTACACCGTGATGAGCGAGCACGAGGGTTACACCATGGATTCCGGGACCTACGGTGTCCCGGCCGACACGCCGGGTGGTTATCGCACGTTCGTGAAGTACGCGGTGCGGTTGTCGAACAGCGGGATCTTCTACCACTCGGCGCCGTGGTCGGTGGGTTCGCAGGGACGCCGGAACGTGAGCCACGGCTGCATCAACCTGTCGAACGACAACGCCAAGTGGCTGATGGACTTGTCGAAGAAGGGCGATGTGTTCACCGTCGTCAACAGCGGCGGCCCGTCGCTGGAGCCGACCGACGGCTGGTCGGTCTGGCAACTGAGCTGGCCCGCCTGGACCACCCCAGCAAACTAA